A part of Desulfobacter sp. genomic DNA contains:
- a CDS encoding rubredoxin, whose amino-acid sequence MKKWQCSVCKYIHEGDEPPEKCPVCGVPASKFVLLEDPEEAKAEEKPPEPKKAAPEPGPEQPVPEPESEPEPATLYGKLTALMVKHHAHPVTVHTPNGILPAAVILFILAWLFDSTLLVKAGFINLIFVILALPVVLFTGILEWQKKYMGAMSSLFKTKILAAAVTATSCAISVIWYLADPKVLESPKAWVFILLNLVMLAAAGIAGHIGGKLVFKD is encoded by the coding sequence ATGAAAAAATGGCAGTGTTCGGTATGTAAATACATCCATGAAGGGGATGAACCCCCTGAAAAATGCCCGGTCTGCGGCGTGCCGGCAAGTAAATTCGTCCTCCTGGAAGATCCGGAGGAGGCAAAAGCTGAAGAAAAGCCCCCGGAACCCAAGAAGGCGGCACCGGAACCCGGGCCGGAACAACCTGTCCCTGAACCGGAGAGCGAGCCGGAACCGGCCACCCTTTACGGGAAACTGACGGCCCTGATGGTCAAACACCATGCCCACCCCGTCACCGTCCACACCCCCAACGGGATTCTGCCGGCAGCCGTGATCCTCTTTATCCTGGCCTGGCTCTTTGACTCCACCCTGCTGGTCAAGGCGGGATTCATCAATCTCATCTTTGTGATCCTGGCCCTGCCCGTCGTCCTTTTTACAGGCATTCTGGAATGGCAGAAAAAGTACATGGGCGCCATGAGCAGCCTGTTTAAAACAAAAATACTGGCAGCCGCCGTCACGGCCACCTCCTGCGCCATATCCGTGATCTGGTACCTGGCTGACCCAAAGGTGCTGGAATCCCCCAAGGCCTGGGTCTTCATCCTCCTGAACCTGGTCATGCTGGCCGCCGCAGGCATTGCCGGCCATATCGGAGGGAAACTGGTATTTAAGGATTAA
- the xth gene encoding exodeoxyribonuclease III, whose amino-acid sequence MADKKRLRLVSWNVNGFRAVLKKDFFDSVERMDPDILMLQETKLQENQRTEEMIRFSPYEDFWAYSTVKKGYSGVAAYCKPKPNGVKTEFGVPEYDGEGRVIQMDFDGFTLFNIYFPNGQMSEERLAYKLNFYDWFLDYAQGLRDEGKSLIVTGDFNTAHNEIDLKNPKPNSKRSGFLRIERDVLDRMVDMGYVDTFRHFHPEAVKYSWWSYRFNARKNNAGWRIDYFFVTEDLIEKGVVKEAFIDNDIFGSDHCPVGLVIEI is encoded by the coding sequence ATGGCAGATAAAAAGAGACTCAGGCTGGTATCATGGAATGTCAACGGCTTCAGGGCGGTCCTGAAAAAGGATTTTTTTGATTCAGTGGAACGGATGGACCCGGATATTCTCATGCTCCAGGAGACCAAACTCCAGGAAAACCAGAGAACCGAAGAAATGATCCGGTTTTCTCCCTATGAGGATTTCTGGGCCTATTCAACGGTGAAAAAGGGGTACTCCGGGGTGGCGGCCTATTGCAAGCCCAAACCCAATGGGGTAAAGACCGAGTTCGGCGTTCCTGAATATGATGGGGAAGGGCGGGTCATCCAGATGGATTTTGACGGGTTTACCCTGTTCAATATCTATTTCCCCAACGGGCAGATGAGCGAGGAGCGGCTGGCGTACAAGCTGAATTTCTACGACTGGTTTCTGGATTACGCCCAGGGTCTCCGGGATGAGGGTAAGAGCCTGATCGTCACCGGGGATTTCAATACGGCCCACAATGAAATCGACCTGAAGAATCCCAAACCCAATTCCAAGCGCTCCGGATTCCTCCGCATTGAACGGGATGTGCTGGACCGGATGGTGGACATGGGGTATGTGGATACCTTCCGCCATTTTCATCCCGAAGCGGTGAAGTATTCCTGGTGGTCCTATCGGTTCAACGCCCGGAAAAACAATGCAGGATGGCGCATTGATTATTTTTTCGTGACAGAGGATCTCATTGAAAAGGGTGTTGTGAAAGAGGCCTTTATTGACAATGACATTTTCGGGTCTGACCATTGCCCCGTGGGGCTGGTGATCGAGATATGA
- a CDS encoding ferritin family protein — MNFGSVDEILQFAIDREKEAVAFYASLAKEATRESLKETFVNFSKEEEKHVALLSDISGNKEKIESYEFKPVTDLKISDYMVETEYEEGMPMPEILKLAMKREEKAVKLYSSLAGQTDNADAKKVFEILVQEESKHKLALESMYDDYLADQDG; from the coding sequence ATGAATTTCGGATCCGTAGATGAAATACTGCAATTTGCCATTGACAGAGAAAAAGAAGCGGTTGCCTTTTATGCGTCCCTGGCAAAAGAAGCCACCCGGGAATCTTTGAAAGAGACCTTTGTGAATTTTTCAAAGGAAGAAGAAAAGCATGTGGCGCTTCTTTCGGATATCTCCGGCAACAAGGAAAAGATTGAGTCCTATGAGTTTAAACCGGTTACCGATCTGAAGATCAGCGATTATATGGTAGAGACCGAGTATGAAGAAGGCATGCCCATGCCCGAAATCCTCAAACTGGCCATGAAACGGGAAGAAAAGGCCGTCAAGCTCTACAGCTCACTGGCGGGCCAGACCGACAATGCCGATGCCAAAAAGGTTTTTGAAATCCTGGTCCAGGAGGAATCCAAGCATAAGCTGGCCCTGGAATCCATGTATGACGACTATCTGGCAGACCAGGACGGCTAA
- a CDS encoding TIGR01777 family protein yields the protein MDKIMITGASGFVGRYLALALLEQGHHVTGLGTSSRHPFEQKYDEFKWVCADTSLPGPWQEGVAGADIIINLAGRSIFHPWTKAYKQAIYDSRVLTTRNLVSAMGEEWSGLLLSASAAGFYGDRGDTLVSETEPCGEDFLARVCRDWEAAAARAEKKGAKVALMRFGVVLGRGGALNVMGKAFKFFVGGPLGSGRQWFPWIHIEDLGRAVAFLMAEGAGGTFNFTGPQPLRQKEFARALGRAMNRPAFMPAPSFMVKLVMGELGASLLQSQKVLPTALESAGFSFRYHAAEKALGRIYQAGGPSVPKKGPENE from the coding sequence ATGGACAAAATTATGATCACCGGCGCCTCGGGTTTTGTGGGCAGATACCTGGCCCTGGCGCTCCTGGAACAGGGCCATCACGTTACAGGCCTGGGCACCTCATCCCGCCATCCTTTTGAGCAAAAATACGACGAATTTAAATGGGTTTGTGCCGATACCTCCCTGCCCGGACCGTGGCAGGAGGGGGTTGCCGGCGCTGATATTATTATCAATCTTGCGGGCAGAAGCATTTTTCACCCCTGGACAAAGGCCTATAAACAGGCCATCTACGATTCCCGGGTGCTGACCACCCGGAATTTGGTTTCCGCCATGGGAGAAGAATGGTCCGGTCTCCTGCTTTCTGCCTCTGCCGCAGGGTTTTACGGAGACAGGGGCGATACACTTGTGTCTGAGACAGAACCGTGCGGAGAAGATTTTCTGGCACGGGTGTGCAGGGATTGGGAGGCAGCGGCAGCCCGGGCAGAAAAAAAAGGTGCAAAGGTGGCCCTGATGCGCTTCGGCGTTGTTCTGGGCCGGGGAGGGGCCCTGAATGTCATGGGCAAAGCCTTTAAATTCTTTGTGGGCGGCCCCCTGGGATCAGGCCGGCAGTGGTTTCCCTGGATTCATATTGAGGATCTTGGCCGGGCCGTGGCCTTTTTGATGGCCGAAGGGGCTGGCGGAACCTTCAATTTTACCGGTCCGCAGCCGCTGCGGCAGAAGGAGTTTGCCAGGGCTTTGGGGCGCGCCATGAACCGGCCCGCCTTTATGCCCGCCCCTTCCTTTATGGTCAAACTGGTGATGGGGGAACTTGGCGCCTCCCTGCTCCAGAGTCAGAAAGTCCTTCCCACCGCACTTGAATCGGCCGGGTTTTCATTTCGTTACCATGCGGCAGAAAAGGCCTTGGGCCGGATCTACCAGGCCGGTGGCCCATCCGTCCCCAAAAAAGGACCGGAGAATGAATAG